The following are encoded together in the Glycine soja cultivar W05 chromosome 5, ASM419377v2, whole genome shotgun sequence genome:
- the LOC114412227 gene encoding cationic amino acid transporter 6, chloroplastic-like has protein sequence MSNIHTATNSMKKLSSYLHSLSQTPHRLRKRMLATWTPDQEFNQVRHRSGADMKRKLKWHDLVALGVGGMLGVGVFVTTGSVALHHSGPSVFISYIIAGISALLSSLCYTEFAVQVPVAGGAFSYLRLTFGEFLGYFAGANILMEYVFSNAAVARSFTEYLSIAFGENDPNVWRVEVPGLPKDYSMLDFPAVALILILTLFLCHSTKESSMLNLIMTAFHVIFFGFIIIAGYCNGSAKNLVSPKGLAPFGARGVLDGAAIVYFSYIGYDSASTMAEEVKDPFKSLPIGIVGSVLITTLLYCLMALSLCMMVPYNKISEKASFSIAFLKIGWNWASNLVGAGASLGIVASLLVAMLGQARYLCVIGRARLVPSWLAKVHPSTGTPMNATVFLGLCTATIALFTELDIIIELISIGTLLVFYMVANALIYRRYVITSHAPPTHTLVFLFLLSLSALCFSLAWKFKQQWWGLVLFGGFMIAITAFFQHVVSTTTTTTTTNWSVPFMPWPPAMSIFLNVFLMTTLKILSFQRFAIWACLITIFYVLYGVHNTYEAEEIENEVDSSVNNLQTKVEIIQVH, from the exons ATGTCTAACATCCACACTGCAACCAACAGCATGAAAAAGTTATCAAGTTATTTGCATTCCCTATCCCAAACCCCTCACAGGCTCAGAAAGAGAATGCTAGCCACTTGGACCCCAGACCAGGAATTCAACCAAGTGAGGCACAGATCTGGTGCTGACATGAAGAGGAAGCTCAAGTGGCATGATCTTGTGGCTCTTGGTGTTGGAGGAATGCTTGGTGTTGGAGTCTTTGTCACTACTGGCTCTGTTGCCCTTCACCACTCTGGTCCCTCAGTCTTCATTTCCTACATCATAGCAGGAATTTCAGCCCTTCTTTCCTCTTTGTGTTACACTGAATTTGCTGTTCAAGTTCCAGTTGCAGGAGGAGCTTTCAGTTATTTAAGATTAACCTTTG GGGAATTCTTGGGATATTTTGCTGGGGCAAATATACTAATGGAGTATGTGTTCTCAAACGCTGCCGTGGCAAGGAGCTTTACAGAATATTTGAGCATTGCATTTGGAGAAAATGATCCAAATGTGTGGAGGGTGGAAGTCCCTGGCTTGCCAAAGGATTATAGCATGTTGGATTTTCCAGCTGTGGCTCTCATTCTTATTCTCACTCTCTTCTTGTGTCATAG TACAAAGGAAAGCTCCATGTTAAACCTCATTATGACAGCCTTCCATGTTATTTTCTTCGGATTCATCATAATCGCTGGTTATTGCAATGGAAGTGCCAAAAACTTGGTTTCTCCAAAAGGACTAGCTCCTTTTGGTGCTAGAGGTGTTCTTGATGGAGCAGCAATAGTCTACTTCAGTTATATAGGCTATGACTCAGCTTCAACCATGGCTGAGGAGGTTAAAGACCCTTTTAAGAGCCTACCCATTGGAATCGTGGGTTCAGTTCTCATAACCACTTTGCTTTATTGCCTAATGGCTCTGTCTTTGTGCATGATGGTTCCTTACAACAAG ATATCAGAGAAAGCATCATTTTCAATAGCTTTTCTGAAAATTGGTTGGAATTGGGCAAGCAACCTTGTTGGGGCAGGTGCAAGTTTGGGAATAGTGGCTTCTCTCTTGGTTGCCATGTTAGGCCAAGCAAGATACCTTTGTGTTATAGGAAGGGCACGACTTGTGCCATCATGGTTAGCCAAAGTGCATCCTTCAACAGGCACACCAATGAATGCCACGGTCTTTTTGG GGCTTTGCACAGCAACAATTGCGCTGTTCACCGAGCTTGACATTATAATTGAGTTGATCAGCATCGGCACACTGTTGGTGTTCTACATGGTAGCCAACGCTCTTATATATCGTCGATATGTAATCACTAGCCATGCCCCACCTACGCACACTCTCGTCTTCCTCTTTCTCCTTTCCCTAAGTGCACTATGCTTCTCCCTTGCGTGGAAATTCAAGCAGCAATGGTGGGGTCTCGTACTTTTTGGTGGGTTTATGATCGCCATCACCGCCTTCTTTCAACACGTGGTatctactactactactactactacgaCTAATTGGTCTGTGCCATTCATGCCATGGCCACCCGCCATGTCCATCTTCCTTAACGTTTTCCTCATGACAACCCTCAAGATCCTCTCTTTCCAACGATTTGCCATATGGGCATGTCTCATTACTATCTTCTATGTGCTCTATGGCGTCCACAACACTTATGAGGCTGAGGAGATTGAGAATGAAGTGGATTCAAGTGTAAACAACTTGCAAACCAAGGTAGAAATCATTCAAGTGCACTAA
- the LOC114411072 gene encoding uncharacterized protein LOC114411072, translating to MSYRLYEVASDSKPARSIRTLHCSLSFILSLTGPGPITAAIPEARVANACKSAPIGSPGQCQSRGNEDHVAIIHDCCSKIEAELSNICNGILKLLDTRLVPFAASSDSKVFYLKMKGDYHSSKNVVLRCDFFMSEQ from the exons ATGTCTTATAGGTTGTATGAAG TTGCAAGTGATTCAAAACCAGCACGCTCCATCAGAACCCTCCACTGCTCCTTGTCCTTCATACTCTCCCTCACCGGCCCCGGCCCAATAACTGCGGCAATTCCAGAGGCACGAGTGGCGAATGCTTGCAAGAGCGCGCCCATTGGATCCCCTGGACAATGCCAAAGTCGCGGCAACGAGGACCACGTCGCCATCATCCATGACTGCTGCTCCAAGATCGAGGCTGAGCTCTCCAACATCTGCAATGGAATCCTCAAGCTCCTCGACACCCGCCTCGTCCCCTTCGCTGCCTCCAGCGACTCCAAGGTCTTCTACCTCAAGATGAAGGGAGACTACCACAG TTCTAAAAATGTGGTTCTGCGTTGCGATTTCTTTATGTCagaacaatga